One Glycine max cultivar Williams 82 chromosome 4, Glycine_max_v4.0, whole genome shotgun sequence DNA segment encodes these proteins:
- the LOC100780100 gene encoding caffeic acid 3-O-methyltransferase-like codes for MGSTGETQITPTHVSDEEANLFAMQLASASVLPMVLKSALELDLLEIIAKAGPGVHLSPSDIASRLPTHNPDAPVMLDRILRLLACYNILSFSLRTLPHGKVERLYGLAPVAKYLVRNEDGVSIAALNLMNQDKILMESWYYLKDAVLEGGIPFNKAYGMTAFEYHGTDPRFNKVFNKGMADHSTITMKKILETYTGFEGLKSLVDVGGGTGAVVNMIVSKYPTIKGINFDLPHVIEDAPSYPGVEHVGGDMFVSVPKADAIFMKWICHDWSDEHCLKFLKNCYEALPDNGKVIVAECILPVAPDSSLATKGVVHIDVIMLAHNPGGKERTEKEFEALAKGSGFQGFQVLCCAFNTYVMEFLKKV; via the exons ATGGGTTCAACAGGTGAGACTCAGATTACTCCAACCCATGTATCTGATGAAGAGGCAAACCTTTTCGCCATGCAACTAGCCAGTGCCTCAGTACTCCCTATGGTTCTCAAATCAGCTCTTGAGCTTGATCTGTTGGAAATCATAGCCAAGGCTGGCCCTGGTGTTCACCTTTCCCCCTCCGACATTGCTTCTCGGCTCCCAACACACAACCCTGATGCACCCGTTATGTTGGACCGTATATTGCGCCTCTTGGCTTGCTACAAtatcctctctttttctcttcgcACTCTCCCTCATGGCAAGGTTGAGAGGCTCTATGGTCTCGCCCCTGTTGCTAAGTACTTGGTCAGGAACGAAGATGGTGTCTCCATTGCTGCTCTCAACCTCATGAACCAGGACAAAATCCTCATGGAAAGCTG GTACTATTTGAAAGATGCAGTCCTTGAAGGGGGTATTCCATTTAACAAAGCATATGGAATGACAGCCTTTGAATACCATGGAACGGATCCAAGGTTTAACAAGGTTTTCAACAAGGGGATGGCTGATCACTCTACCATTACAATGAAGAAAATTCTTGAGACCTACACAGGCTTTGAGGGACTTAAATCCCTGGTTGATGTTGGTGGAGGAACTGGAGCTGTAGTCAACATGATTGTCTCAAAGTATCCCACTATTAAGGGCATTAATTTTGATTTGCCCCATGTCATTGAAGATGCCCCATCTTATCCAG gagtGGAACATGTTGGTGGAGATATGTTTGTCAGTGTTCCAAAAGCTGATGCTATTTTTATGAAG TGGATTTGCCACGATTGGAGTGATGAGCACTGCTTGAAGTTTTTGAAGAACTGCTATGAGGCACTACCAGATAATGGGAAAGTGATTGTGGCGGAATGCATTCTTCCGGTGGCTCCAGACTCTAGCTTGGCCACAAAGGGTGTGGTTCACATCGATGTGATCATGTTGGCTCACAATCCAGGTGGGAAAGAGAGAACAGAGAAAGAGTTTGAGGCTCTGGCCAAAGGCTCTGGATTCCAAGGTTTCCAAGTCCTGTGCTGTGCTTTCAATACCTACGTCATGGAATTTCTCAAAAAGGTTTAA
- the LOC100782253 gene encoding protein DOWNY MILDEW RESISTANCE 6 has protein sequence MDTKVLSSGVQYSNLPESYIRPESERPRLSEVSECEDVPIIDLGCQNRAQIVHQIGEACRNYGFFQVINHGVALEAAKEMAEVAHGFFKLPVEEKLKLYSEDPSKTMRLSTSFNVKKETVHNWRDYLRLHCYPLDKYAPEWPSNPPSFKETVTEYCTLVRELGLRIQEYISESLGLEKDYIKNVLGEQGQHMAVNYYPPCPEPELTYGLPGHTDPNALTILLQDLQVCGLQVLKNGKWLAVNPQPNAFVINIGDQLQALSNGLYKSVWHRAVVNVEKPRLSVASFLCPNDEALISPAKPLTEGGSEAIYRGFTYAEYYKKFWSRNLDQEHCLEFFKNK, from the exons ATGGACACAAAAGTGCTTTCTTCCGGAGTTCAGTACTCAAATCTACCGGAGAGTTACATCCGACCCGAGTCGGAGCGACCTCGTCTTTCCGAGGTTTCGGAGTGCGAGGATGTTCCTATCATCGACTTGGGTTGTCAAAATAGAGCCCAGATTGTTCACCAGATCGGTGAAGCCTGCAGAAACTATGGTTTTTTCCAG GTGATTAATCACGGGGTGGCTTTAGAAGCCGCAAAGGAAATGGCAGAGGTGGCACATGGATTCTTCAAGTTGCCAGTGGAGGAGAAGCTGAAATTGTACTCTGAAGACCCCTCAAAGACAATGAGACTGTCCACTagttttaatgttaaaaaagaGACGGTGCATAATTGGAGGGATTATCTTAGACTTCACTGCTATCCTTTGGACAAATATGCTCCTGAATGGCCTTCTAATCCACCCTCTTTCAA GGAAACTGTGACAGAATACTGCACATTAGTTAGGGAATTGGGGTTGAGAATACAGGAGTACATATCGGAGAGTTTGGGCCTAGAAAAAGATTACATAAAGAATGTATTAGGGGAACAAGGGCAGCACATGGCAGTGAACTACTATCCACCATGCCCAGAACCAGAACTTACCTATGGATTGCCAGGGCATACTGACCCAAATGCACTCACTATTCTGCTCCAAGACCTTCAGGTTTGTGGCCTTCAAGTTCTCAAAAATGGCAAGTGGCTCGCCGTTAATCCTCAACCTAATGCCTTTGTCATTAACATTGGCGATCAACTCCAG GCTTTGAGTAATGGGCTTTACAAGAGTGTGTGGCATCGTGCTGTTGTCAATGTTGAGAAACCAAGGCTTTCTGTGGCTTCATTTCTTTGTCCAAATGACGAGGCATTGATAAGCCCTGCAAAACCACTCACGGAAGGTGGATCCGAAGCAATATACAGAGGATTTACATATGCAGAATACTATAAGAAGTTTTGGAGCAGGAACTTAGACCAAGAACACTGTTTGGAATTTTTCAAGAACAAGTAA